A segment of the Clostridium sp. CM027 genome:
ACTACTTAGACATAAAAAAATTGATATCGCCATAGTATCAAAGTTGCTGGGCCATTTTAATCTGAATACGACGCAAATATATGTTAAGCCAACATTTGAAGATTTATCTGATGCTTTGGATAACCTTAATATTTAGTAGCTAGATTATGAAATTTACATTTTTTTACTCCTACTATAGTTTTTTACACGAATCGTTTCCGTACCCCAGTAAGATTGTTCAAAGCTTCATTTGGGACCTAGAGCAGTGAAAGAGCTTGTGCCACATCAGGTTTTCGTATGAAGAATGAAGGAGAAAATATGATATGGACCAGCCTTTGACTGCTGGTGTTATTGGCAAGTACTTTTGGAGAAATTTCGGCAAACTATTTTACTGAATTTATCCCAGTATATTTTTCCCATTTAACTGCTAAAATATAGATTTTCTGTGCTCCAACCTATAGCTCTTTCCAATCATGTTAAAAAGTTCGCACCTATAAGATATTCTATCTAATACAGCTGTTGTTAATGCTGGGTCTCCTAAAAGTTCTACCCATTCTTCGAATCCTTTGTTAGAAGTTATAATTAGTGATGCCTGTTCATGAAGGGATGATATTAATTGAAAGAACAAATTAGCCTCATCTCTAGTTATAGGAAGATATCCGACCTCATCAATTATAACGAGACTTGAAGAAAGGATTCTATTTAGTTTACCTTTGCTTTTTCTTGATATCTGCTGAGTTTTCAAAACATGCATCAGATTATCCATAGTTACAAAACTTACCTTATAACCTGCCTCAACGGCTTTATAACCCAAGGCAATAGCTGTGTGAGACTTCCCAACGCCCGGTGGGCCTAAAAATATAAGATTATACATCCTATCTATCCATTCCATTTCCATGAGTCTGTTTATTTGTTTCTTTGTTATTGATTTTTGAAATAGAAAATCAAATTCCTCCATTGTCTTTTTAACTGGAAAGCCAGCATATTTAAGTCTTTTTTCTTGTGTTTTCTGATCCTTCAAACCAACCTCATTTTTAAGTATTGATAACAGAAAGTCTTGATAGGAAACATTACCTAACTCGCCTTTTTCAATAATTTTATCTGCATCTACATTTAAATAGTTTAGCTTAAGATTTTTGGCATACTCTTTGATTAATTCTAATTTCTCCATGATTGCTTGTCCTCCTTCAAAGCATCAATATAGTCACTTATACTTCTTACTTCCGGTTTTAACCCTCTATACTTTGATGGTATAGATAACTTATCAATTACAGATTTTTTATCAACTTTTGCAATATCCTGTATCGCAAGATATTCAAGGGTTTCTTTAAACATTCCAGCACTCCACAAGTTTCGTATAACACAATAATTCAATGCTTGTTCTATTAGCGAAGCTTCATATGAATGTACTATATTTAGTATTGATCCAAATTGATCTTTGCAGTATCTTGGTTTTTCACGTTTTATGCCATCTAGTAGCATTTTTGCATTTTCAGTTTTACCGAGAGCAAAAAACAATCTTTCATAAACTTGGTCAATAGAACTGTGAATATCCCGTTCGGGATGAATTATTTTTATAAGTTCACCCTGCCTTGTGCTTACTTGATGACTTGCTATTAATACACCTGTATCAAAATCAACTATATTCATTTTGGAGCCTTTTATCATTAATTTAAGTTCTTTACCTGGGCTATAAGTTCCTTTGGGCACTTGATACCTGTTCTGTTTATACAAAATTACATTGTTTTTTCGTACAGCATAAGTTAAACTAGTATTAGATGAATTTTTTTCAAAGAGTTCAGGTACTGGTAGCAAGTGTTTCTTTTCGAGAGCAAACACTTCTGCCGGTATTTTTTTCGTTATTTCATGTTTTTTACCATTGCCTGTTCTATCTAGCCATTTGAATGAGTCTTCATTAAAGGAATCAACATCTATAAATACTCTGTTTATAGCAAAGTTATATTTTGAGTATTTTACCACAGATTCTATTTTCCCCTTACTTTGAGGATCAAAACCTCTACAAAGCCTAACTTTATATTTCATAGTATTAATATAATTTTGAAAACCTTCGGTATAAATAATGTCTCCAGAATTCTCGGCTACTGCAAGCACACGATCTTGGTCATACACTATTTCAATAGGCATACCACCAAGATAT
Coding sequences within it:
- the istB gene encoding IS21-like element helper ATPase IstB, with product MEKLELIKEYAKNLKLNYLNVDADKIIEKGELGNVSYQDFLLSILKNEVGLKDQKTQEKRLKYAGFPVKKTMEEFDFLFQKSITKKQINRLMEMEWIDRMYNLIFLGPPGVGKSHTAIALGYKAVEAGYKVSFVTMDNLMHVLKTQQISRKSKGKLNRILSSSLVIIDEVGYLPITRDEANLFFQLISSLHEQASLIITSNKGFEEWVELLGDPALTTAVLDRISYRCELFNMIGKSYRLEHRKSIF
- the istA gene encoding IS21 family transposase, translating into MKGWNMFSEIKQYKALGFNKSQVERALNINYKTVQKYWDMDPGEYAKVTIQSKNRHKKIDIYKDDILEWITDFRDMSAAQVLDWIKERYGDVKFKERSLRLYISNLRKEYNLPKASPIRQFEEVHELPMGYQAQVDMGQIWLKRLNGNKVKVYCFAMVLSHSRYKYILWTDKPFTTASFIDAHNRAFEYLGGMPIEIVYDQDRVLAVAENSGDIIYTEGFQNYINTMKYKVRLCRGFDPQSKGKIESVVKYSKYNFAINRVFIDVDSFNEDSFKWLDRTGNGKKHEITKKIPAEVFALEKKHLLPVPELFEKNSSNTSLTYAVRKNNVILYKQNRYQVPKGTYSPGKELKLMIKGSKMNIVDFDTGVLIASHQVSTRQGELIKIIHPERDIHSSIDQVYERLFFALGKTENAKMLLDGIKREKPRYCKDQFGSILNIVHSYEASLIEQALNYCVIRNLWSAGMFKETLEYLAIQDIAKVDKKSVIDKLSIPSKYRGLKPEVRSISDYIDALKEDKQSWRN